The Chloroflexota bacterium genome has a window encoding:
- the amrB gene encoding AmmeMemoRadiSam system protein B, protein MSGRCKGFPAKCYVLGALLCAIALISCAAPQTSTPHTPAPSLVGTPAISPSPSPITAIAAEDIRKPAVAGMFYPAEPAELQAMVDQLLQQAEQVPQEPIALIVPHAGYIYSGAVAATAFKQLEGRKYDAIVIVAGNHYDPYFTRISIWPSGAYSTPIGLVPVDSALAETIVAADPQHIIADRNSQLSEHSIEVELPFLLRAYGPAPFVPVLMGQQSWENCQALSTALFTALRGKKALIIASTDMSHYPTYDNAVQVDRATLLAITSLDPQAVITNTKHWLSKGVDNLYCTLCGEGAVLTTMLVAQKLGANRATVLHYANSGDSPYGSKDQVVGYGAIMFWKEEAMMLNEQEKATLLRIARETLQQYLEKGTIPKYEVNEPGLRQKSGAFVTLEKKGQLRGCIGHMTSDQELYRTVQEMAIAAATEDPRFPPLRANELVDITIEISVLSPLYYVRDVGEIQVGRDGLYIISGPYAGVLLPQVATEWGWNREEFLQQVCLKAGLPSNAWQKGAMLYRFEAQVFGEAK, encoded by the coding sequence TGCAAAGGTTTTCCGGCAAAGTGTTACGTTTTGGGTGCGCTTCTGTGCGCCATCGCCTTGATCTCCTGTGCTGCGCCTCAAACCTCTACTCCCCATACTCCCGCACCCTCGCTTGTCGGCACACCAGCCATATCGCCCAGTCCTAGCCCGATAACTGCTATCGCTGCTGAGGATATCCGCAAGCCAGCGGTTGCTGGCATGTTCTACCCAGCCGAGCCCGCCGAATTGCAGGCCATGGTAGACCAGTTGCTGCAACAAGCAGAGCAGGTACCCCAGGAACCTATTGCGTTGATAGTGCCCCATGCTGGATATATCTATAGCGGCGCAGTGGCAGCAACAGCGTTCAAACAACTGGAGGGGCGCAAATACGATGCGATCGTGATAGTGGCCGGCAACCATTACGATCCGTATTTCACGCGTATCTCTATCTGGCCCTCAGGTGCTTACTCCACGCCCATCGGGCTCGTGCCGGTGGATAGTGCATTGGCGGAGACAATCGTGGCCGCTGACCCACAGCACATCATCGCTGATCGCAACTCGCAGTTGTCCGAGCACTCCATCGAAGTGGAACTGCCCTTCCTGCTGCGGGCATATGGCCCGGCTCCCTTTGTCCCCGTCTTGATGGGTCAACAATCTTGGGAGAACTGCCAAGCACTCAGCACTGCGTTGTTCACCGCCCTGCGTGGCAAAAAAGCGCTCATCATTGCCAGCACGGACATGTCTCATTACCCCACCTATGATAATGCGGTGCAAGTAGATCGCGCAACGCTGCTGGCCATCACCTCGCTAGACCCACAGGCTGTCATCACCAATACCAAGCATTGGCTCAGCAAAGGTGTGGACAACTTGTACTGCACGCTATGCGGAGAAGGGGCCGTGCTTACGACAATGTTAGTAGCCCAAAAACTGGGAGCCAACCGCGCCACTGTGCTCCACTATGCCAATTCGGGCGACTCCCCATACGGTAGTAAGGACCAAGTAGTTGGATACGGAGCCATTATGTTCTGGAAGGAGGAGGCGATGATGCTGAATGAGCAAGAGAAAGCCACTTTGCTACGTATCGCCCGCGAGACACTACAGCAATACCTGGAAAAAGGAACTATTCCCAAATATGAGGTAAACGAACCCGGATTGCGCCAAAAGAGCGGTGCGTTTGTCACGCTGGAGAAAAAGGGCCAATTGCGCGGCTGCATTGGTCACATGACAAGCGACCAGGAGCTTTACCGCACAGTGCAAGAGATGGCCATCGCGGCAGCAACCGAGGACCCTCGTTTCCCTCCGCTCAGAGCAAATGAACTAGTAGATATCACCATCGAGATCTCTGTGCTCTCCCCCTTGTACTATGTCCGGGATGTGGGGGAAATCCAGGTGGGGCGGGATGGGTTGTATATCATCAGCGGCCCCTACGCGGGGGTGCTTTTGCCTCAGGTAGCAACAGAGTGGGGCTGGAACCGCGAGGAGTTTTTACAACAGGTGTGCCTCAAAGCAGGGCTACCCTCAAATGCGTGGCAGAAAGGAGCCATGCTCTACCGCTTCGAAGCCCAAGTCTTCGGAGAAGCAAAGTAA